Proteins from a single region of Cryptococcus neoformans var. neoformans JEC21 chromosome 6 sequence:
- a CDS encoding cytoplasm protein, putative, producing the protein MSLVSILTSLLKICCGSQEPTGPQQQQQQHQQYGYPGTVNQQQTAYPPQSQPSWANVAAVGQQQQYQPQQHPQGWQSPMHQQQGGWQSPPHQNGYATGSPSPVHLPAGGVVGPHAPASQHMNDDQINATNQHYVELRNKARKEGDEAHRCFAASQAAYQAGDGAKAHELSVQGKAHQRTQDQLDDQASAWIFNENNKDSPAGTIDLHGLYVKEAIERTEAAISGCQRQGREELRIIVGKGIHSQGGHAKIKPAVENLMRKYNLSAYIDPENTGVLVVDLEGKQTGPRSRDIGGMVDSLGKADEGCTIM; encoded by the exons ATGTCTCTCGTATCCATACTTACTAGCCTACTAAAAATATGTTGCGGCTCTCAGGAGCCTACAGGTCcgcaacaacagcagcaacaacatcaACAATATGGTTACCCAGGCACTGTAAATCAGCAACAAACAGCATATCCCCCTCAATCACAGCCGAGCTGGGCCAATGTAGCTGCCGTTGGTCAGCAGCAACAGTACCAACCGCAGCAGCATCCGCAAGGATGGCAATCTCCAATGCATCAACAACAGGGAGGATGGCAATCGCCCCCGCACCAAAACGGCTATGCAACTGGTAGTCCTAGTCCAGTTCATCTCCCTGCAGGGGGCGTTGTCGGTCCTCATGCTCCTGCAAGCCAA CATATGAACGATGATCAAATTAATGCAACAAATCAGCATTACGTCGAGCTGAGAAATAaagcaaggaaggagggagatgaggcTCATCG CTGTTTCGCGGCGTCTCAGGCAGCCTACCA AGCTGGAGATGGTGCCAAGGCTCATGAACTCTCTGTCCAAGGAAAAGCACATCAACGCACACAAGACCAGTTAGACGATCAAGCTTCTGCGTGGATCTTCAACG AAAACAACAAAGACTCACCAGCTGGTACCATTGATTTGCATGGTTTATACGTTAAGGAGGCCATTGAGAGGACGGAAGCTGCCATCTCTGGCTGTCAACGTCAGGGACGGGAGGAGCTCAGGATCATTGTTGGGAAGGGTATCCATTCACAAGGCGGACATGCAAAAATTAAACCTGCTGTTGAGAACTTGATGAGAAA ATACAACCTTTCTGCATATATTGATCCCGAGAACACTGGTGTCCTCGTCGTCGATCTGGAAGGGAAGCAGACTGGTCCTCGGTCGCGGGATATTGGGGGGATGGTAGATTCTTTGGGGAAGGCAGACGAGGGATGTACGATCATGTAA
- a CDS encoding regulation of carbohydrate metabolism-related protein, putative — MAQIVPSITSLPVDSSAAPSVEDLQDRLPSICVDYLSHDWSEEDVWASWRNMTRHKHEIANGVRLENASWRTWQKQRNNLKTINPETLNWLKDSDVTWLYGPLHTASVEPVRAPKVASTDERLGIDRPNPAAKKKTTKPILKHRTISEMLATSMPSSPVLESAVGEPVPATIASVSDRPKLPQTKSDTNVLQSQGVMPRNKSPPRHPNLREELPIDSPISPTESQQNANKKHISFNTFVEQCVAIEDPSQVPPQENKGPEVLEMKPAHERRESHGSRPSLSRQSSSTSSAERLTISMLAPTTLKPGPGTNPDLQMVYVPPVEYQSPDRDDQRDAYDFPSPEVDPRTGLEESEREYGQGDYLSPGSPATKERKGVPIPGRDGSPMQSKRQPSSPQQGKAEPFSYSPSSSTSSFNVSSSPQPGRGILKTRTPSHEIPESESPPLAEFDYNPSAATGIGGMRGSGSSYDYASGSASPLMAPEIVGGERGRAQSREH, encoded by the exons ATGGCACAAATTGTCCCTTCCATT ACTTCTTTGCCCGTCGATTCCAGTGCGGCGCCATCAGTTGAGGATCTCCAAGATCGTCTCCCATCGATTTGTGTAGATTATCTCTCTCATGATTGGTCTGAGGAAGATGTTTGGGCTTCTTGGAGAAATATGACTCGTCACAAACACGAGATCGCCAATGGCGTACGATTAGAGAACGCCAGTTGGCGTACGTGGCAAAAACAGCGCAACAACTTGAAGACCATTAATCCGGAGACTCTCAATTG GTTAAAAGACTCCGACGTAACCTGGCTATACGGTCCCCTTCACACCGCCAGCGTTGAGCCTGTTCGCGCACCCAAGGTTGCTTCCACGGACGAGCGGCTCGGCATCGACCGACCTAATCCCGcggcaaagaagaagaccacAAAGCCTATTCTTAAGCATCGTACTATTTCCGAGATGCTCGCAACCTCCATGCCCAGTTCTCCTGTGCTCGAGAGTGCCGTCGGCGAGCCAGTACCTGCGACTATCGCAAGCGTCAGCGATCGCCCTAAACTCCCTCAGACAAAGTCTGACACCAATGTCTTGCAATCGCAAGGTGTCATGCCGCGAAACAAAAGCCCTCCTCGTCACCCAAATCTCCGAGAAGAACTGCCAATTGATTCTCCCATTTCTCCCACCGAGTCCCAACAAAATGCAAACAAGAAACACATCAGCTTTAATACTTTTGTCGAACAGTGCGTGGCTATCGAAGATCCATCGCAGGTGCCACCGCAAGAGAACAAGGGACCCGAGGTGTTGGAGATGAAACCTGCTCATGAAAGGCGCGAATCTCACGGCTCTCGACCTAGTCTTAGCCGtcaatcatcttccactaGTTCCGCCGAGCGTCTCACCATTTCCATGCTCGCTCCGACTACGTTGAAGCCCGGTCCCGGTACCAATCCCGATTTGCAGATGGTTTATGTTCCCCCAGTTGAGTATCAGTCTCCTGATCGTGACGACCAGCGTGACGCGTACGACTTTCCTTCCCCAGAGGTTGATCCAAGGACAGGattggaagagagtgagagGGAATATGGACAGGGCGATTACCTTAGTCCTGGAAGCCCGGCCacgaaggagaggaagggcgTCCCCATACCTGGACGTGACGGCTCTCCCATGCAGTCCAAAAGGCAACCTTCCAGTCCTCAGCAAGGCAAGGCCGAGCCTTTCTCTTATTCACCCTCCAGctccacttcctctttcaacgTATCTTCCTCACCTCAACCTGGCCGTGGAATTCTCAAGACGCGAACTCCTAGTCATGAGATTCCAGAGTCCGAGAGTCCACCTCTGGCTGAATTTGATTATAACCCATCTGCTGCCACAGGCATTGGTGGTATGAGGGGTTCAGGCAGTTCATATGATTATGCGAGCGGGTCTGCCTCGCCACTAATGGCTCCTGAAATTGTAGGGGGAGAGCGCGGAAGGGCGCAATCCAGGGAACATTGA
- a CDS encoding regulation of carbohydrate metabolism-related protein, putative, with translation MAQVIPPITSLPSDSGAAPSVEDIQDRLPSICVDYLSHDWSEEDVWASWRNMTRHKHEIANGVRLENASWRTWQKQRNKLKTISPETLNWLKDSDVTWLYGPLHTANVEPARPLRIASTDDRLGIDGPDSRISVKKPILKHRTLSEMLTIPMPSSPVLEHVSTDGSSETSGDDDDRPNLLQTKSDTNIFRTRGVMPRRRSPPRYHNLGKTPPELPVLSPSTESQTTSGKRHISFNTFVEQCVAVDDPSQNQQQNDSDDDVLEMKPSSMGSRSSRTSRPSLSRASSSGSEHITIAKIAPTMLKTGPGVNHTLQMVYAPPAEYQSPGYDNLSSYDFPSPQVEAAINRWQTDDEGYGSVGYDYFNGPDFSGNVDKSSIPIPAHVGTSYGGGRPSPNKYRPAASSPQQSFEPSSVSSSNSSSSVNVASPVQPGRGILKTRPPDQAFSPESSSPPSAYFNYNPSAATGIGSMRGSSVAYEYPVASGSPVTSPGVGIEERGRGRTPSRERLHDRSTSRGTSSGSTSSKSPTEIAASHSSSRKIQTPPQLDKVQEETRHIEPEERVDGNHTPQASQSAVIGKSTSASVDSFKLSEEDKDYIPDRSSTPTPHSSPQIAFRPLKDTSPASLPHTSATPRPSSSRSDFPEVDPPTTVPSSYKSNAGARATIAHVGTNAQPTLFQPTEDDDGASIMGRAANIASTAKDLLGALWYGANDGQGDDSQYNWQDQTQGGQRHGTDGTQGKSPFHKRSGSGAQS, from the exons ATGGCCCAGGTCATTCCCCCTATC acttctctcccttccgaTTCCGGCGCTGCGCCCTCAGTAGAGGACATCCAGGACCGTTTGCCGTCTATTTGTGTCGACTATCTCTCTCATGACTGgtccgaagaagatgtatgGGCTTCGTGGCGGAATATGACTCGTCACAAGCACGAGATCGCCAATGGAGTTCGTCTGGAGAATGCAAGTTGGCGGACATGGCAAAAGCAGCGAAACAAGCTTAAAACAATCAGTCCTGAAACTCTCAACTG GCTGAAAGACTCTGATGTCACATGGCTGTACGGACCACTCCACACTGCCAATGTCGAACCAGCCCGTCCACTCCGGATCGCTTCCACGGATGACCGCCTAGGGATCGATGGACCCGACTCACGGATTTCCGTCAAAAAGCCGATTCTCAAGCATCGCACTCTTTCAGAGATGCTTACTATCCCTATGCCGTCTTCTCCTGTTCTCGAACACGTCTCCACTGATGGGTCATCTGAGACCtctggagatgatgatgatcgcCCAAATCTTCTGCAAACCAAGTCCGACACCAATATCTTCCGTACTCGAGGAGTTATGCCACGCAGAAGAAGTCCGCCGAGATATCACAATCTGGGGAAGACACCGCCAGAGCTTCCAGTTTTGTCTCCCTCAACTGAGTCCCAAACGACTTCCGGCAAAAGGCATATTAGTTTCAATACTTTCGTAGAGCAATGTGTGGCGGTCGATGACCCCAGTCAaaaccagcagcagaacgatagcgatgatgatgtgctTGAGATGAAGCCTTCATCTATGGGCAGTCGATCATCACGAACCTCGCGGCCCAGTCTTAGTCGCGCATCTTCCTCAGGATCAGAACATATTACGATCGCCAAGATTGCGCCCACCATGCTCAAGACTGGGCCGGGTGTGAACCATACTTTACAGATGGTTTATGCTCCTCCGGCCGAGTACCAGTCCCCTGGTTATGACAACCTCAGTTCCTATGATTTCCCTTCGCCACAGGTTGAAGCCGCAATCAATCGGTGGCAAaccgatgatgaaggataTGGCAGTGTTGGTTATGATTATTTCAATGGACCAGACTTCTCTGGCAACGTCGACAAGAGCAGCATACCTATCCCAGCACATGTTGGTACTTCTTATGGAGGCGGACGCCCTTCCCCCAACAAGTATCGACCTGCAGCTAGCAGCCCTCAACAGTCGTTCGAGCCTTCTTCCGTGTCCTCCAGcaattcctcttcttcagtaaACGTCGCTTCACCTGTACAACCTGGAAGGGGCATTCTCAAGACTCGACCTCCTGATCAGGCTTTCTCTCCTGAATCTTCGTCGCCGCCTTCAGCTTATTTTAACTATAACCCTTCAGCGGCGACAGGTATTGGTAGTATGCGTGGGTCCTCGGTTGCTTATGAGTATCCTGTCGCCTCAGGCTCGCCTGTTACATCACCTGGTGTAGGGATTGAAGAAcgtggacgaggaagaacgcCTTCCAGAGAACGGCTTCATGACAGGTCGACCTCTAGAGGTACATCTAGCGGCTCTACTTCCTCTAAATCACCTACGGAGATTGCTGCATCACATAGCTCTTCACGGAAAATCCAGACTCCTCCTCAGCTTGATAAAGTGCAAGAAGAAACCCGGCATATCGAACCTGAAGAGCGTGTTGATGGAAATCATACACCTCAAGCAAGTCAATCTGCGGTGATAGGAAAATCCACTTCAGCTTCTGTTGATTCTTTCAAGTtaagcgaagaagacaaggacTACATTCCGGACCGATCGTCTACTCCTACGCCACACTCTTCACCACAG ATCGCCTTCCGGCCGTTGAAGGACACATCGCCTGCGTCCCTTCCCCACACTTCAGCTACACCGCGACCGTCTTCTAGCCGCTCAGACTTCCCTGAGGTAGACCCTCCTACGAccgtcccttcttcttacaAGTCCAACGCTGGAGCCCGAGCCACAATAGCTCATGTAGGGACGAATGCCCAACCTACTCTGTTCCAACCTAcggaagacgatgatggtGCGAGCATTATGGGGAGAGCGGCGAATATTGCAAGCACGGCTAAAGATTTACTGGGAGCGCTTTGGTACGGGGCGAACGACGGACAAGGAGACGACAGTCAATACAATTGGCAAGATCAGACTCAAGGCGGGCAAAGACACGGTACAGATGGCACTCAAGGAAAGAGTCCATTCCATAAACGTTCAGGTTCAGGGGCGCAAAGTTAA